In Schistocerca serialis cubense isolate TAMUIC-IGC-003099 chromosome 8, iqSchSeri2.2, whole genome shotgun sequence, one genomic interval encodes:
- the LOC126416931 gene encoding uncharacterized protein LOC126416931, translating to MKKLNVCQFNTEGYTRTKGEILEKTLTRERVSVVLLQETHLTDETINRLKIPGFTAVSYTGHDKHGIATLVKNELLRNLNTKVVPAEYAIGIKLGEMTLYNVYKPPSQKWPTGILPEANHPAVYAGDFRWGYPRSTAEGTGLSDWADNRDLHLLCDPKDTATFKSKAWGTTSTPDLTFVTRGAKGTPVRAIRRVLEAFPRRQHNPVIVEIGLSIPVIKSPPIPRWNLRKADWNKYRSYVEKTINRIPPKPENYKRFVNLVQKAALNAISRGSRKEYTPCLTKQCETLLEEYEKTGDEETADHLINAMNEERRSRWKEAMENLDFTHSSRKSWCLLRN from the coding sequence ATGAAGAAGCTGAACGTATGCCAGTTCAACACAGAAGGCTACACGAGGACCAAGGGAGAAATCCTCGAAAAGACTTTAACGAGAGAACGAGTAAGTGTCGTACTCCTACAAGAGACCCACCTCACAGATGAAACCATCAATCGACTCAAAATACCAGGATTTACAGCTGTGAGCTACACTGGACACGACAAACATGGCATAGCCACCCTAGTGAAGAACGAACTCCTAAGGAATTTGAACACCAAAGTGGTACCAGCAGAGTATGCGATAGGCATAAAACTGGGAGAGATGACACTGTATAACGTCTACAAACCTCCATCACAGAAATGGCCCACAGGTATCCTACCCGAGGCTAACCACCCAGCAGTTTACGCTGGCGATTTTAGATGGGGATACCCGAGATCCACAGCTGAAGGGACTGGACTAAGTGACTGGGCAGACAACCGGGACCTACATCTCCTTTGCGACCCCAAGGACACAGCGACCTTCAAATCAAAGGCGTGGGGCACAACGTCAACACCTGACCTGACCTTCGTCACACGTGGAGCAAAAGGTACACCCGTGCGTGCTATAAGAAGGGTCCTCGAGGCGTTCCCCCGGAGACAGCACAATCCAGTAATAGTGGAGATCGGACTATCAATCCCAGTCATAAAAAGCCCCCCAATCCCCCGGTGGAACCTGAGGAAAGCTGACTGGAACAAATACCGATCCTATGTTGAGAAAACGATAAATCGGATACCACCAAAACCTGAGAACTACAAAAGATTCGTAAACTTAGTACAAAAAGCGGCCCTAAATGCAATTTCACGGGGATCGAGAAAGGAATACACCCCCTGCTTGACGAAACAGTGTGAAACACTACTGGAGGAATATGAGAAGACTGGGGACGAGGAGACTGCAGACCATCTGATCAACGCCATGAATGAGGAACGTAGGAGTAGATGGAAGGAGGCGATGGAGAATCTAGATTTTACCCACTCCAGCAGGAAGAGCTGGTGCCTGCTGAGGAATTAG